Proteins from a single region of Bradyrhizobium diazoefficiens:
- the leuS gene encoding leucine--tRNA ligase produces the protein MTSERYNARDAEPRWQRIWDEQAIFVSKNDDSRPKYYVLEMFPYPSGRIHIGHVRNYTLGDVLARFMRAKGFNVLHPMGWDAFGLPAENAAIERKVAPKAWTYDNIAAMKKQLRSIGLSLDWSREFATCDPSYYKHQQKMFLDMLGAGLAEREKRKLNWDPVDMTVLANEQVIDGRGWRSGAVVEQREMSQWVFKITKYAQELLSALDGLDRWPDKVRLMQRNWIGRSEGLLIRFALDQATTPAGESELKIFTTRPDTLFGAKFMAISSDHPLAQAAAAKNPELAQFIADIKKIGTAQEIIDTAEKQGFDTGIRAVHPFDPNWKLPVYVANFVLMEYGTGAIFGCPAHDQRDLDFVNKYNLGNTPVVCPEGQDPKTFVITDTAYDGDGRMINSRFLDGMSIEEAKEEVAKRLESELRGNAPVAERQVNFRLRDWGISRQRYWGCPIPVIHCPKCDVVPVPDADLPVVLPEDVSFDKPGNALDHHPTWKHVTCPKCGGKAQRETDTMDTFVDSSWYFARFTDPWNETAPTTPAVANRMLPVDQYIGGVEHAILHLLYSRFFTRAMKATGHLALDEPFAGMFTQGMVVHETYQKADGTWVQPAEVKVEVGGNGRRATLVATGEDVQIGPIEKMSKSKKNTVDPDDIIATYGADVARWFMLSDSPPDRDVIWSDERVQGASRFVQRLWRLVNDAIELAKTAPAARPASFGDDATALRKAAHGALDKVTTGVERLHFNVCLAHIREFTNAFSEVLQRPGQPAPDLAWAIREASQILVQLFSPMMPHLAEECWQVLFKNGLGQPGLVSEANWPQIERDLLVEDSVTLVVQVNGKKRGEVTVATAAQNPEIEAAALALDAVKLALDGKPVRKVIIVPKRIVNVVG, from the coding sequence ATGACCTCCGAACGTTATAACGCCCGCGACGCCGAACCGCGCTGGCAACGCATCTGGGACGAACAGGCGATCTTCGTCTCGAAGAACGATGATTCGCGGCCGAAATATTATGTGCTCGAGATGTTCCCGTACCCGTCCGGGCGCATCCATATAGGCCACGTCCGCAATTATACGCTCGGCGACGTGCTGGCCCGCTTCATGCGCGCCAAGGGCTTCAATGTGCTGCACCCGATGGGCTGGGACGCCTTCGGCCTGCCGGCCGAGAACGCCGCGATCGAGCGCAAGGTCGCTCCGAAGGCCTGGACCTACGACAACATCGCCGCGATGAAGAAGCAGCTCCGCTCGATCGGGCTGTCGCTGGACTGGAGCAGAGAATTCGCGACCTGCGACCCCAGCTACTACAAGCATCAGCAGAAGATGTTCCTGGACATGCTCGGCGCGGGCCTCGCCGAGCGTGAGAAGCGCAAGCTCAATTGGGATCCGGTCGACATGACCGTGCTCGCCAACGAGCAGGTGATCGACGGCCGCGGCTGGCGCTCCGGTGCCGTTGTCGAGCAGCGGGAAATGAGCCAGTGGGTCTTCAAGATCACGAAGTACGCCCAGGAGCTGCTGTCGGCGCTGGATGGGCTCGACCGCTGGCCCGACAAGGTGCGGCTGATGCAGCGCAACTGGATCGGCCGCTCCGAGGGCCTGCTGATCCGCTTCGCGCTGGATCAGGCGACCACGCCAGCCGGCGAGAGCGAGCTGAAGATTTTCACGACGCGCCCCGACACGCTGTTCGGCGCCAAATTCATGGCGATCTCATCGGATCATCCGCTGGCGCAGGCAGCTGCCGCGAAGAATCCCGAGCTTGCGCAGTTCATCGCCGACATCAAGAAGATCGGCACCGCGCAGGAGATCATCGACACCGCCGAGAAGCAGGGTTTTGACACCGGCATCCGCGCGGTGCATCCGTTCGATCCGAACTGGAAGCTACCGGTCTATGTCGCCAATTTCGTGCTGATGGAATACGGCACCGGCGCGATCTTCGGCTGCCCCGCGCATGACCAGCGCGACCTCGACTTCGTCAACAAGTACAATCTCGGCAACACGCCGGTGGTATGTCCCGAAGGCCAGGATCCCAAGACCTTCGTCATCACCGACACCGCCTATGACGGTGACGGCCGCATGATCAATTCGCGCTTCCTCGACGGCATGAGCATCGAGGAGGCCAAGGAAGAGGTGGCGAAGCGTCTCGAAAGTGAACTGCGCGGCAATGCGCCGGTCGCCGAACGCCAGGTCAATTTCCGCCTGCGCGACTGGGGCATTTCGCGGCAGCGCTATTGGGGCTGCCCGATTCCCGTCATCCACTGCCCGAAATGCGACGTCGTGCCGGTGCCGGATGCCGACCTGCCGGTGGTCCTGCCCGAGGATGTGAGCTTCGACAAGCCGGGCAACGCGCTCGACCATCACCCGACCTGGAAGCACGTGACCTGCCCGAAATGCGGTGGCAAGGCTCAACGCGAAACCGACACCATGGACACCTTCGTGGATTCGTCCTGGTACTTCGCGCGCTTCACCGACCCCTGGAACGAGACCGCGCCGACCACGCCGGCGGTCGCCAACCGGATGCTGCCGGTCGACCAATATATCGGCGGCGTCGAGCACGCGATCCTGCATCTGCTCTACAGCCGCTTTTTCACCCGCGCGATGAAGGCGACAGGGCACCTCGCACTGGATGAGCCGTTCGCTGGCATGTTCACGCAAGGCATGGTGGTGCACGAGACCTACCAGAAGGCCGACGGCACCTGGGTGCAGCCGGCCGAGGTGAAGGTCGAGGTCGGCGGCAACGGCCGCCGCGCGACGTTGGTTGCAACCGGCGAAGACGTCCAGATCGGTCCGATCGAGAAGATGTCGAAGTCGAAGAAGAACACGGTCGACCCCGACGACATCATCGCGACCTATGGCGCCGACGTCGCCCGCTGGTTCATGCTGTCGGACTCGCCGCCCGACCGCGACGTGATCTGGAGCGACGAGCGCGTTCAGGGCGCCTCGCGTTTCGTGCAGCGGCTGTGGAGGCTGGTGAACGACGCCATTGAACTCGCCAAAACGGCCCCGGCGGCCCGACCGGCTTCGTTCGGCGACGACGCGACCGCCTTGCGCAAGGCCGCCCACGGCGCGCTCGACAAGGTCACGACCGGCGTCGAGCGGCTGCACTTCAACGTCTGCCTCGCCCACATCCGTGAATTCACGAATGCGTTTTCCGAGGTGCTGCAGCGCCCCGGCCAGCCCGCCCCCGACTTGGCCTGGGCAATCCGGGAGGCCAGCCAGATCCTGGTTCAGCTGTTCTCCCCGATGATGCCGCATCTGGCCGAGGAGTGCTGGCAGGTGCTCTTTAAGAATGGACTTGGCCAGCCCGGGCTGGTTTCCGAGGCCAATTGGCCGCAAATCGAACGCGATTTGCTGGTTGAAGACAGCGTGACCCTGGTGGTGCAGGTCAACGGCAAGAAGCGGGGTGAGGTCACGGTTGCAACAGCGGCCCAGAATCCGGAAATCGAGGCTGCCGCTTTGGCCCTCGATGCTGTAAAACTGGCCCTGGACGGCAAGCCCGTCCGCAAGGTGATCATCGTCCCCAAGAGGATCGTGAATGTTGTCGGCTAG
- a CDS encoding diguanylate cyclase: MANVSFNRKRAKLKQVLGIRARLALLAVILVAPLMLERIRSLEDTRTKQIAQATAEFTTVARHSADAQREVIASVETILKSEAFVRASAGGVSKSCDVLRASLPANLPWIRTLLIAGQDGRIQCATNNMYVGLDLSDRPYFQQAQETGRFVLSDFILSRPVQSPTVMAVYPVSAFSGVTDAIVLATVNLDWMSKVMNNLGGRAGITAVLVDSAGTVLAAPADQRSAVGRPLDNMPLISAIADMALRSDQDEGSLSFLAADGSRRAVSFIRIAGTNARLIASIDEDKVSAAVSRDIRTAYLQLAFVVVFVLLGALIAAEKLVIKPIEMLADMAKRLGEGDLSARAARTRLPAEFVPLARAFNAMAAQLSQRERELIATNDRLTVMASIDMLSGLANRRGFQSRLDFEWMRAQQYGSELALLMIDVDHFKLFNDTYGHLEGDSCLTRLGESLSGIAADTMGFAARYGGEEFCLLLPNTDVNHAIEIGEQVRAAVLKLCLPHITSTHMVVTVSIGVAATRPNEALRPGDLIEAADAALYAAKHRGRNKVVEHGILRIEGSTIAMAG; the protein is encoded by the coding sequence ATGGCGAACGTCAGTTTCAACCGCAAACGAGCAAAACTCAAGCAGGTCCTCGGCATCAGGGCCCGGCTTGCGTTGCTCGCGGTGATTCTGGTCGCGCCCTTGATGCTCGAGCGCATCCGCTCGCTGGAAGACACCCGCACCAAGCAGATCGCGCAGGCCACGGCCGAATTCACCACCGTGGCAAGACACAGCGCCGATGCGCAGCGCGAGGTGATCGCGTCGGTCGAGACCATCCTGAAATCGGAAGCCTTCGTCCGCGCCTCCGCCGGCGGCGTCAGCAAGAGCTGCGATGTGCTGCGCGCGAGCCTGCCGGCGAACCTTCCCTGGATCCGCACGCTCCTGATCGCGGGCCAGGACGGTCGCATCCAGTGCGCGACCAACAACATGTATGTCGGGCTCGATCTCTCTGACCGGCCTTATTTCCAGCAGGCGCAGGAGACCGGCCGCTTCGTGCTGTCCGATTTCATCCTGTCGCGGCCCGTGCAGTCGCCGACCGTGATGGCGGTCTACCCGGTCTCCGCGTTCAGTGGCGTCACTGACGCCATCGTGCTCGCAACCGTCAACCTCGACTGGATGTCGAAGGTGATGAACAATCTGGGCGGCCGCGCCGGCATCACGGCGGTGCTGGTCGACAGCGCCGGCACGGTGCTGGCCGCGCCCGCCGACCAGCGCAGCGCGGTCGGGCGTCCGCTCGACAACATGCCGCTGATCTCGGCGATCGCCGACATGGCCTTGCGCTCCGACCAGGACGAAGGCTCGCTATCGTTCCTCGCCGCCGACGGATCGCGCCGCGCGGTCAGCTTCATCCGCATCGCCGGCACCAATGCCCGCCTGATCGCCAGCATCGACGAGGACAAGGTGTCCGCCGCGGTCAGCCGCGACATCCGCACCGCCTATCTCCAGCTCGCCTTCGTCGTCGTATTCGTGCTGCTCGGCGCGCTGATCGCCGCCGAGAAACTCGTGATCAAGCCGATCGAGATGCTTGCCGACATGGCCAAGCGTCTCGGCGAGGGCGACCTGTCGGCTCGCGCGGCACGCACCCGGCTGCCGGCCGAATTCGTGCCGCTCGCGCGCGCGTTCAACGCGATGGCGGCGCAGCTCAGCCAGCGCGAGCGCGAGCTGATCGCGACCAACGACCGGCTGACGGTGATGGCCTCGATCGACATGCTGTCGGGCCTTGCCAACCGCCGCGGCTTTCAGAGCCGGCTCGACTTCGAATGGATGCGCGCGCAGCAATATGGCAGCGAACTTGCGCTTCTGATGATCGACGTCGACCATTTCAAGCTCTTCAACGACACCTACGGCCATCTCGAAGGCGATTCCTGCTTGACCCGGCTCGGCGAGTCGCTGTCCGGCATCGCTGCCGACACCATGGGCTTTGCGGCGCGCTATGGCGGCGAGGAATTCTGTCTCTTGCTGCCGAACACCGACGTGAACCACGCCATCGAGATCGGCGAGCAGGTGCGCGCGGCCGTACTGAAGCTCTGCCTGCCGCACATCACCTCCACCCACATGGTGGTCACGGTTTCGATCGGCGTTGCGGCGACGCGGCCGAACGAAGCCTTGCGTCCGGGCGATCTGATCGAAGCTGCCGACGCGGCGCTCTACGCTGCAAAACATCGCGGCCGCAACAAGGTCGTCGAGCACGGCATTTTGCGGATCGAGGGCAGCACCATCGCGATGGCGGGCTAG
- a CDS encoding GGDEF domain-containing protein yields MAAQHVPATPDNFSVWFVYSMGVPSDLQRAVDILIGNKRKFDATVNRDLFSTYVAAPDGSAAALASQQLHAVMDAAQVFLATAIADNHAQIRAIHDVADQGQAGSDPMLLVQQLMNELAKAAGRAANLEAGFAEKTQELESIRETLNKSEERARTDTLTGLPNRRALDEFFRKAQIAAMEKGAPLSLLMLDIDHFKSFNDTFGHGVGDQVLRLMAQVLRDKVRELDLPARYGGEELIAVLPDADLAAARAIAERIRRSIAECQITRRSTGEILPSITVSIGAAQFQPGEAMNDLVERCDRALYLAKHSGRNRVVDESELDREIAAL; encoded by the coding sequence ATGGCAGCCCAGCACGTGCCCGCCACACCGGACAATTTTAGCGTCTGGTTCGTCTATTCGATGGGAGTTCCAAGCGATTTACAGCGCGCCGTCGATATCCTGATCGGCAACAAGCGCAAGTTCGACGCGACCGTGAATCGGGACCTGTTTTCGACCTATGTGGCCGCGCCGGACGGCTCGGCGGCGGCTCTTGCTTCCCAGCAGCTGCACGCGGTCATGGACGCCGCCCAGGTCTTCCTGGCAACGGCCATTGCTGACAATCATGCACAGATCCGCGCGATCCATGATGTCGCCGATCAGGGACAGGCCGGCTCCGATCCAATGCTGCTCGTCCAGCAATTGATGAACGAGCTCGCCAAGGCCGCCGGCCGCGCCGCGAACCTCGAAGCCGGTTTCGCCGAGAAGACGCAGGAGCTTGAGTCGATCCGGGAGACGCTGAACAAGTCCGAGGAACGCGCCAGGACCGACACCCTCACCGGCCTGCCAAATCGCCGTGCGCTCGACGAGTTCTTCCGCAAGGCGCAGATCGCCGCCATGGAAAAGGGCGCGCCGCTGAGCCTTCTGATGCTCGACATCGACCACTTCAAGTCGTTCAACGACACGTTCGGCCATGGCGTCGGCGACCAAGTGCTGCGGCTGATGGCGCAGGTACTGCGTGACAAAGTCCGCGAGCTCGACCTGCCGGCCCGTTATGGCGGGGAGGAACTGATCGCCGTACTTCCTGATGCCGATCTCGCCGCGGCGAGGGCGATCGCCGAACGCATCCGTCGCTCGATCGCCGAGTGTCAGATCACCCGTCGATCAACCGGCGAGATTCTTCCGTCCATCACGGTCTCGATCGGAGCTGCGCAGTTTCAGCCGGGAGAAGCCATGAACGATCTGGTCGAACGCTGCGATCGGGCGCTCTATCTTGCCAAACACAGTGGCCGCAATCGCGTGGTCGACGAGAGCGAGCTCGATCGCGAGATCGCTGCGCTCTAG
- a CDS encoding YggS family pyridoxal phosphate-dependent enzyme codes for MTEENAAPVTGDSPNALAAVEAEIARACKDARRNRASVTLIAVSKTFAADAIIPVIGAGQRVFGENRVQEAKGKWPALTADYPDIALHLIGPLQSNKAKEAVALFDAIHSVDRPSICQALAKEIESQNKHPQLFVQINTGEEPQKAGVAPGEADAFLASCRDTYGLTISGLMCIPPVDEPPAGHFALTAKIAARNGLQNLSMGMSADYATAIMLGATHVRVGSAIFGHR; via the coding sequence ATGACAGAAGAAAACGCCGCGCCGGTAACCGGCGATTCACCAAATGCGCTTGCCGCGGTCGAGGCGGAAATCGCGCGCGCCTGCAAGGACGCGCGGCGCAATCGTGCCTCAGTCACGCTGATTGCGGTGTCCAAGACTTTCGCGGCGGATGCAATTATCCCGGTTATCGGCGCCGGACAGCGCGTATTCGGCGAGAATCGCGTGCAGGAGGCCAAGGGCAAGTGGCCGGCATTAACGGCCGATTACCCTGACATCGCGCTGCATCTGATCGGGCCGCTGCAATCCAACAAGGCGAAAGAGGCGGTGGCGCTGTTCGATGCCATTCATTCGGTCGATCGTCCCAGTATTTGCCAGGCGTTAGCCAAGGAAATCGAATCCCAGAACAAGCACCCGCAACTCTTCGTCCAGATCAACACCGGCGAGGAGCCGCAGAAGGCCGGCGTCGCGCCCGGCGAGGCCGACGCCTTCCTAGCGAGTTGCCGCGACACCTATGGCCTGACGATTTCCGGGCTGATGTGTATCCCGCCGGTGGACGAGCCGCCGGCCGGGCATTTCGCGCTGACGGCCAAGATCGCCGCGCGCAACGGATTGCAGAATCTGTCGATGGGCATGAGCGCGGATTATGCGACCGCCATCATGCTCGGTGCCACCCATGTCCGCGTGGGAAGCGCGATCTTCGGGCACCGGTAG
- a CDS encoding L,D-transpeptidase family protein produces MKNKAVSVGYTRNRSSGPLSVIRVKPAAGNPRRGWLTAGSLTIPVALGRGGILANKREGDGGTPRGHFRPRQLWWRGDRHSRPETFLPARIITGADAWCEDPGDHHYNQWIRRGEGEGGDRLKRTDHLYDFIIEIDHNTRPRIAGRGSAVFLHLARDNFGPTAGCVSMTKAAMLQLLRRLGPRTRIIIG; encoded by the coding sequence ATGAAAAACAAAGCCGTGTCAGTCGGTTACACCAGGAATCGCAGCTCCGGACCGCTGTCCGTGATCCGTGTCAAGCCTGCCGCAGGCAATCCGCGCCGCGGTTGGCTGACGGCAGGCAGCCTGACCATTCCGGTGGCGTTGGGGCGCGGCGGCATTCTGGCCAACAAGCGCGAGGGCGATGGCGGCACCCCCCGGGGCCATTTTCGCCCCAGGCAATTGTGGTGGCGGGGCGATCGGCACAGCCGTCCCGAGACCTTTCTGCCGGCCCGGATCATCACCGGCGCGGACGCCTGGTGCGAGGATCCCGGCGATCACCATTACAACCAGTGGATCCGGCGCGGGGAAGGCGAGGGCGGCGACCGGCTCAAGCGCACCGACCATCTCTATGATTTCATCATCGAAATCGACCACAACACCAGACCACGCATCGCCGGCCGCGGCAGCGCGGTCTTCCTGCATCTGGCGCGCGACAATTTCGGCCCGACCGCGGGCTGCGTCTCCATGACAAAAGCTGCGATGCTGCAGCTCTTGCGGCGATTGGGGCCGCGAACACGAATCATCATTGGGTGA
- a CDS encoding response regulator transcription factor: MANARKILIVDDDTDLRDTLVEQLSLHEEFEASAVDTGAKGASAAKANAPDLVLMDVGLPDTDGREVVRSLRKGGFKAPIIMLTGHDTDSDTILGLESGANDYVAKPFRFAVLLARIRAQLRQHEASEDAVFSVGPYSFRPGSKMLTAANARKVRLTEKETAILRFLYRAGQMPVSRETLLQEVWGYNSGVTTHTLETHIYRLRQKIEKDAANPEILVTEAGGYKLVP, translated from the coding sequence ATGGCCAATGCCCGCAAGATCCTGATCGTGGATGACGATACCGATCTGCGCGACACGTTGGTGGAGCAATTATCGCTGCACGAAGAATTTGAGGCCTCTGCCGTCGATACCGGGGCCAAGGGCGCGAGCGCCGCAAAGGCCAACGCCCCCGATCTGGTCCTGATGGATGTGGGTCTTCCCGACACAGATGGCCGCGAGGTGGTCCGCTCCTTGCGCAAAGGCGGCTTCAAGGCGCCGATTATCATGCTGACGGGGCATGACACCGATTCCGACACGATTTTGGGCCTGGAATCCGGAGCCAATGATTATGTGGCAAAGCCCTTCCGCTTTGCCGTGCTACTGGCCCGCATCCGCGCCCAGCTCCGCCAGCACGAGGCCAGCGAGGACGCGGTGTTCTCGGTCGGCCCCTACTCCTTCCGTCCCGGGTCCAAGATGCTGACCGCGGCCAATGCACGCAAGGTCCGCCTCACCGAGAAGGAAACGGCGATCCTGCGCTTCCTCTACCGCGCCGGCCAGATGCCGGTCTCGCGCGAGACCCTGCTGCAGGAAGTCTGGGGCTATAATTCCGGCGTCACCACCCACACGCTGGAAACCCACATCTATCGCCTTCGCCAGAAGATCGAGAAGGATGCCGCCAACCCGGAAATCCTGGTAACGGAAGCCGGTGGCTACAAGCTGGTGCCGTGA
- a CDS encoding cyclic nucleotide-binding domain-containing protein encodes MSIDDDVALLERVPTLRLLGDASLRMLAIGSEQRDFVRGDVLFNLGDDADAGFVVQRGAFRVDDGAGAEMIAGPGTLIGELALVVPMKRPAGAVALEHSSVIRVARSLFQRVLESDPAAAVRLRDEFAVRSSQIASDILLAGAKLST; translated from the coding sequence ATGTCAATCGACGACGACGTAGCGCTGCTCGAGCGTGTCCCGACACTGCGCCTGTTGGGAGACGCCTCGTTGCGCATGCTGGCGATCGGCTCCGAGCAGCGTGACTTCGTCCGCGGCGACGTCCTGTTCAATCTCGGCGACGATGCCGACGCCGGCTTCGTGGTCCAGCGCGGCGCCTTTCGCGTCGATGATGGTGCCGGCGCGGAGATGATCGCTGGCCCCGGCACGTTGATCGGCGAGCTCGCACTTGTGGTGCCGATGAAGCGGCCGGCGGGCGCGGTGGCGCTGGAGCACTCCTCCGTCATCCGCGTCGCGCGCAGCCTGTTTCAGCGCGTGCTCGAGAGCGATCCCGCCGCCGCGGTCCGCCTTCGCGACGAATTCGCGGTCCGCTCCAGCCAGATCGCCAGCGATATCCTGCTGGCGGGTGCCAAGCTCAGCACGTAG